Genomic DNA from Modestobacter versicolor:
CTGCGCTCCCCACCCGGCTCGACCAGGCTGATGATCGTGCCGGTCGCCGCCCCGGGCACGGTGCGCACGGCCAGCGTGACCCCGCCGTCGGCCAGGTCCCGGCTCAGCGCCTGACCGGGCACGTCGTCGCCGACGCAGCCGGCCAGCACGACCGGCGTCCTCAGCGCGGCCAGGTGCGCCGCGACGTTCGCCCCGGCGCCGCCGCCCCGGGTGGCGATCGCCGCCGGCCGGTCGGAGCCCGGGCTGGGCTCGCCGGCGAGCAGCGCGACGACGTCGGTGCAGACGTCGCCGACGACGACGACCCGCGGAGCGGTCACGTCAGCGGGGGAGCGCGGCGAGCTCGGCGGCGATCTGCCCGGCCAGCTCGGCGTTGCGCAGCACCAGCCGCACGTTGACCTCGAGCGAGGCGCCCTGGCTGGCCTCGTGCAGGTGCCCGAGGATGAAGGGGGTGACGTCCTTGCCGCGGGCCCCGGCGGCGTCGGCGGCAGCGAGCGCGTCGGCGATCACCCGGTCGTGCAGCTCGGCGTCCAGCTGCTGGTCGACCGGCAGCGGGTTGGCCACCACGACCGCACCCGGGGCGAGCTCGCGGCGGGCGGCGAAGACCCGGGCCGCCTCGGCCGGCGTCTCGACCGCCCAGTCGATCGAGGAGCCCGAGTCGGCGACGTAGAACCCCGGGAAGCGGAGCGTCCGGTAGCCGACGACCGTGACCGACAGCGACTCCAGCCGCTCCAGGGTGGCCGGGACGTCGAGGATCGACTTCACGCCGGCGCAGACCACCACCAGCGAGGTGCGGGCCAGCGCGGTCAGGTCGGCGGACTCGTCGAAGGTGTCGCTGGCGTGCCGGTGCACCCCGCCCAGCCCGCCGGTGGCGAACACGCCGATCCCGGCCCGGGCGGCCAGCAGCGCGGTGCTGGAGACCGTGGTGGCGCCGCTGCGGCCCAGCGCGGCGGCCACCGGCAGGTCGCGGACGCCGAGCTTGGCCAGCTCCGGGTCGGCGCAGACCCGGTCGACCTCCGCCGCGGTCAGGCCGACGTGCGGCACGCCGTCCAGCACGGCGATGGTCGCCGGGACGGCCCCGCCGCGGCGGACGGCGTCCTCGACCTCGTCGGCGGCCTTCCGGTTCTCCGGGCGGGGGAGCCCGTGGGCGAGCAGCGTGCTCTCCAGGGCGACGACCGGCCGGCCGGCGGCGAGCGCGTCGGCGACCTCGGGGGAGAGCACGGGAACGGAGACGGGGGAGGACGAGTTCTGCACCCTGTCATCATGGTGGGCGGTCCGCAGCCGACCGGTCACCGGTCCTGCCCCCGAGCCAGGGAGAAGACGTGAGCAGCAGCGACATCCTCGAGCGGCCCGACGTCCGCGACGCCGACACGGGCAACGCCAACGAGGTCTTCCACTACGTCAAGAAGAACAAGATCGCCGAGAGCGCGGTCATGGGCACCATGGTCGAGGCGCTCTGCGGCGAGGTCTTCCCGGTCACCAAGACCCCCAAGCCCGGCAGCCCGGTGTGCCCGGCCTGCAAGGAGGTCTACAACCAGCTCAAGAAGTAGAAGGACCCCCGTGCCCCCCCCCCGACCCTCGCTCCGCTCGGGCCGGGGCCCCTGCACGGGGGCCGATCCAGTTCGTCACCGGAGGCCGAGCTTCTGGGCCTCGAGCTCGATCTTGGCGGCGCGGCGCTGTTGGCGGCGGGCGTCGTGCCGCCGGCGCTGCGAGGGCCAGCGCGCCTCGATGGTGGCGTTGAGCTCGGCGCCGAGCAGCAGCGACATCCCGAGCAGGAAGCAGAACAGCAGCGCCGCGATCGGGGCGGCCAGCGCACCGTAGGGCAGCGCCGTGGTCAGGATGTCGGCCACGTAACCGCGCAGCACGACCGCCGCGACGACGAAGAAGACGACGGCGAACATCGCCCCCGGCAGGTGCCGGTGCCACGGGATCCGACGGGGCAGCATCACGTGGTAGAAGCTCGTCAGGAACACGATCAGCCCGACCACCACGATCGGCCAGTACACGGCGTTGACCAGCAGCGTCGCGGTGTCCTGCCAGTCCCGGGGCAGCAGCCCGACCAGGGTCTCCCGGCCCAGCACCAGCAGCGGCAGGGTGATCACCGCGGCCACCAGGCCGATGATGAACAGCCACAGCGCCATCAGCCGGGTGGCGATCGGTCCGCGCACGTCGCGCTGGCCGTAGGCGATCACCGAGGTGTTCATGAACGTCGCCGTCGCCGAGGAACCGGCCCAGAGCGAGAGCAGGAAGCCCAGGCTGACGACGTCGAGGCGCCCGGAGCCGAGGATGTCGTCGAGTGTCGGCTGCACCAGGCTCTCCACGACGCCCGGTGTCAGCGCCTCGGCCGACGCGCTGACCAGCTGCTCCTCGATCTCGGCGACCGCGTCCTCGCCGATCCAGGCGCTCAGGTAGCCCAGCGAGCCCAGCAGCCCGATGAGCAGCGGTGGGATCGAGAGGATCTGCCAGAAGGCGGCCTCGGCCGACAGCCCCAGGATCCGGTCCTGCCAGGCCTTGGCGATGCTGCTGCCCAGTACCTGCAGGGGCACCCGGATCGGCGCCGGCCACCGGCGCAGCCGGCCGGTGGGTGCCGGTCGGGGTGCAGGCTCGGCGGCACGGGTGGGGGCCTCCGGCGCGTGCGGCACCACCGGTGCACCCTCGGCGAGCTCACCGGCGGGCGCCGTTGAGCTGCGGGGGACGGCGGAGGCCACGCCCCCAGTGTGCACGGCGCCCCCCGCGGGCGGGCGCTGCTGACCTGCGGACACCCACCCCGAGGGGGGTGGCGGGGTCAGGGCCGTCGCCGGCGCACCCGCGCGCGCACGTCCTCCGCCGTCCGGGCACCGGGCCGGCGTCCGGTCGGCGTGGCCGGCGGCGTGGCCCCACCGGCGGCCGGCGGGGTCGCGGCCGGATCGGCCGGCGGGATGCACCGGATGACCGCCTCGGCCGCGTAGGTGGTGTTGAAGTTCTCCCGGCGCAGCTCCGCACCGGTCTCCAGGTCCTTGAACACCCGGGTGACGGTGATGTCGAAGCCGGTCGACCCGGACTGCGGGATGCAGCTGCCGTCGTCGACCTTCTCCTGGGTGGCGGGCTGGCGCAGGTTGCGGCGCTCGCTGCTCACCGACTCGATGTCGTAGTACCGGGTGCCCCAGAAGGTCACCGTCAGCGCCCCGGGCACCCACTCGGTCTGCACGTAGATGCCGGTCTCGGTGTCGTTGCGCCACTGCAGGTCGATGGCGCCCTCGTAGACCGTGGCCTCGCGGCCGGCGGGGTAGCGGCTGATGTAGAAGCTGTGCGGCTTGTGGTAGACGTCCTCGAGGCCGGCGAAGAAGACGGCGTTGAACATCGTGGTGGCGAACTGGCTGATCCCGCCGCCGACGGCCTGGGAGAGCTGCCCGCCGCTGATCACCGCAGCCGGCACGTAGCCCTGGGCCGTGCCGCGCGGGCCGGTGTACTCGTTGAGGCTGAAGGTCTCACCGGGCCGCACCAGCGCACCGTCGACCTCGGCGGCGACGACGCGGATGTTCGTGCCGCTGGCCGAGCTGGTGAAGTTCGTGGTGAAGGTGCTGACCTGCTCGGTGATGCCGAGGGCCTGGGCCTGCTCGGTGGTGAACTCCGCCGGCACCGGGCCGAGGGTGGCGGTCACCGACCGGGGCTCCGGGTCGTCGAGCACCGGCAGCAGCTGGGCGGCGAGGTCGGTGGGGTTGATGCCCTGGCCGTCCACCGAGGGGACGACGGCGATGGTGTCGCCGGAGACCTCGAAGCGGGCGTCCTGCGGCGGCGAGCCGAAGGCGGAGAAGTCCTCGCCCATCGCGGTCTGCAGCGCCGCCGGGTCGACCGCCACGGCCAGGGTGCCGTCGTCCTGCGGGGTGAAGGTCAGCGAGGCGGCGATGGCGGTCTCGGGGACGTCGACGGACTCGGTGCCGTCGGTGCCCACCACCGTCACCGGCGCGGCCAGCGCCGGGGTGACCGTCTCGTCGAGCACGCGCTGGGCCTCGGCGGTCTCCACCCGCACCGGGGCGATCTCGACGGGCAGCTCGATCGGGGTCGTGGGGTCGCCACCGGACGCCAGCGCCGCGGTGATCGCCTCGGCCGCGGCATCGCGGTCCAGCGTGCGCCCCTCGACGGGCTCGACCAGCGACGCGGTGGTGCCGTCGAGGGTGATCGTGGCGTCCACCGGGGCGCGGTCGACCGTGGTGGCCAGCTGCTCGATCTGGGCATCGAGCGAGGTCGCGTCCGCGGTCAGCACCGGGTCGACCGAGCGGTCGGAGAACAGCGAGGTGAGCCGGGTCCAGGGGTTGAGCGGCTGGTCGTCGACGGCGTCCACGGTGCCCGGGACGTCGAGGCTGATGCCGGCCGACGGCGGGTGCAGCACGCCCTGCACGTCCGCGGCGACCAGCGGGTGGTCGGCGGCGACGCGGGGCGCGAGCTCGCTGGTGAGCCGCTCGGACGCCGCGGCGGGGGAGAGCCCGCCGACCTCCACGCCGGCCACGACCGTCCCGCGGGGCACGTCGTCGCCGGCGGCGAGCAGGTCGACGCCGTAGACGGCGCCCAGCGCGAGCACCGCGGCGGCCGGCACCAGGACCGCGCGGCGGCGCCACCACGGCCGGCCGGCCGGGCGGTCGTCGGCCGCCGGGGGCTCACCGGGGCCGTCCCCGGAGCCGTCGCCGGCGGAGGGACCGTGAGCGGGGGAGGAGGGCGCAGCGGGGAAGGGGTCGGCGGCCGGGAGGCCGGCGTCGGTCGCCGGGCCGCTGGCGGCGGGGCCGATGACCTGGGTCTGCGAGGCGGCCGGCTCGTCGACCGGGCGGATGACCTGGGTCTCCGAGGGTGCGGGCTCCTCGACCGGCGGGATGAGCTGCGTCTCGGAGGCGGCCGGCTCCTCGACGGGGCGGATGACCTGGGTCTCGGAGACCGGCCGCTCCTCGACCGGGGCGACGGCCGGCGTGCCGGCCGGTGCGCCGTCGTCGACCGGCGGGATCAGCTGGGTGTCCGACGCGTCGGGTGCAGCGGCTGCGTCGTCCGGCGCCGGGGCGGCGGGCGCGCTCGACGGCGGGACGGACGGCGGGCCGGAGCGGCTCCGACCGAGCGTGCCGTCGGGCTCGAGGCGAACCGTGTCGTCGCGAGTGGGGTCCTGCGGCATCGGTCGTTCTCCGGCTCGGCGGGGACCGGAGCCCGGTCCCGAGGACGACGAAGCCGCCGACTCCCCGTTCCCGCGGTGCGGGTCAGGGAGGTCGGCGGCTTCGTCGGGTGAGGGCTTCATCGCTGGCGCGACGATAGTTGCCTCGCTCAGCTGGAGACGCGCGCCTC
This window encodes:
- a CDS encoding pseudouridine-5'-phosphate glycosidase, with the translated sequence MQNSSSPVSVPVLSPEVADALAAGRPVVALESTLLAHGLPRPENRKAADEVEDAVRRGGAVPATIAVLDGVPHVGLTAAEVDRVCADPELAKLGVRDLPVAAALGRSGATTVSSTALLAARAGIGVFATGGLGGVHRHASDTFDESADLTALARTSLVVVCAGVKSILDVPATLERLESLSVTVVGYRTLRFPGFYVADSGSSIDWAVETPAEAARVFAARRELAPGAVVVANPLPVDQQLDAELHDRVIADALAAADAAGARGKDVTPFILGHLHEASQGASLEVNVRLVLRNAELAGQIAAELAALPR
- a CDS encoding DUF3039 domain-containing protein, coding for MSSSDILERPDVRDADTGNANEVFHYVKKNKIAESAVMGTMVEALCGEVFPVTKTPKPGSPVCPACKEVYNQLKK
- a CDS encoding YihY/virulence factor BrkB family protein, with the protein product MASAVPRSSTAPAGELAEGAPVVPHAPEAPTRAAEPAPRPAPTGRLRRWPAPIRVPLQVLGSSIAKAWQDRILGLSAEAAFWQILSIPPLLIGLLGSLGYLSAWIGEDAVAEIEEQLVSASAEALTPGVVESLVQPTLDDILGSGRLDVVSLGFLLSLWAGSSATATFMNTSVIAYGQRDVRGPIATRLMALWLFIIGLVAAVITLPLLVLGRETLVGLLPRDWQDTATLLVNAVYWPIVVVGLIVFLTSFYHVMLPRRIPWHRHLPGAMFAVVFFVVAAVVLRGYVADILTTALPYGALAAPIAALLFCFLLGMSLLLGAELNATIEARWPSQRRRHDARRQQRRAAKIELEAQKLGLR
- a CDS encoding VanW family protein, whose amino-acid sequence is MPQDPTRDDTVRLEPDGTLGRSRSGPPSVPPSSAPAAPAPDDAAAAPDASDTQLIPPVDDGAPAGTPAVAPVEERPVSETQVIRPVEEPAASETQLIPPVEEPAPSETQVIRPVDEPAASQTQVIGPAASGPATDAGLPAADPFPAAPSSPAHGPSAGDGSGDGPGEPPAADDRPAGRPWWRRRAVLVPAAAVLALGAVYGVDLLAAGDDVPRGTVVAGVEVGGLSPAAASERLTSELAPRVAADHPLVAADVQGVLHPPSAGISLDVPGTVDAVDDQPLNPWTRLTSLFSDRSVDPVLTADATSLDAQIEQLATTVDRAPVDATITLDGTTASLVEPVEGRTLDRDAAAEAITAALASGGDPTTPIELPVEIAPVRVETAEAQRVLDETVTPALAAPVTVVGTDGTESVDVPETAIAASLTFTPQDDGTLAVAVDPAALQTAMGEDFSAFGSPPQDARFEVSGDTIAVVPSVDGQGINPTDLAAQLLPVLDDPEPRSVTATLGPVPAEFTTEQAQALGITEQVSTFTTNFTSSASGTNIRVVAAEVDGALVRPGETFSLNEYTGPRGTAQGYVPAAVISGGQLSQAVGGGISQFATTMFNAVFFAGLEDVYHKPHSFYISRYPAGREATVYEGAIDLQWRNDTETGIYVQTEWVPGALTVTFWGTRYYDIESVSSERRNLRQPATQEKVDDGSCIPQSGSTGFDITVTRVFKDLETGAELRRENFNTTYAAEAVIRCIPPADPAATPPAAGGATPPATPTGRRPGARTAEDVRARVRRRRP